One part of the Pseudomonas sp. MYb118 genome encodes these proteins:
- a CDS encoding OmpA family protein produces the protein MSIVRTALPLVLLTSVLTGCAGLQKTDWPTCAAVGGVVGAGLGATESSAWAGYGALLVGGTAAAYCWVHGDGDEDGDGVPDSRDKCPGTPRGVKVDADGCPPPVPAPVVEEVVVVKEETIVIRDVHFQFDKATLTPTDKQVLDKVATRLKQENEKAQLTVTGHTDSVGSDAYNQKLSDRRAHSVVNYLVEQGVPNSSFVSVTGAGESQPVADNKTAEGRAQNRRTEIKINR, from the coding sequence ATGAGCATAGTTCGGACAGCACTACCTTTGGTTCTGCTAACCAGTGTGTTGACTGGTTGCGCAGGTTTGCAGAAAACCGACTGGCCGACCTGTGCGGCGGTCGGCGGTGTCGTGGGTGCGGGGCTCGGCGCGACCGAGAGCTCGGCCTGGGCAGGTTATGGCGCACTGTTGGTCGGCGGTACCGCCGCGGCCTATTGCTGGGTGCACGGTGATGGCGACGAGGACGGCGATGGTGTGCCGGACAGTCGCGACAAGTGCCCAGGCACGCCGCGTGGCGTGAAAGTCGATGCCGATGGCTGCCCACCACCTGTGCCTGCGCCAGTGGTTGAAGAAGTGGTTGTGGTCAAGGAAGAAACCATCGTCATCCGTGATGTTCACTTCCAGTTCGACAAAGCCACGCTCACCCCAACCGACAAACAGGTCCTGGATAAAGTCGCGACTCGCCTGAAACAGGAAAACGAAAAAGCGCAATTGACCGTAACCGGTCACACCGACAGCGTCGGCAGCGATGCCTACAACCAGAAACTGTCGGATCGTCGTGCTCACTCGGTGGTCAACTACCTGGTTGAGCAGGGCGTACCAAACAGCAGCTTCGTGTCTGTGACCGGTGCCGGTGAAAGCCAGCCGGTAGCCG
- a CDS encoding DUF6231 family protein yields MTAAISSRTPQQALAALLDRYAPPRLLLIGASEFPALEAFKSAHPDTCVAHAAPGPLPAELAARRFDLALVVDCLEHLPKREGLNLLGGIRNLNASRLAVLADVPASGWQETDFFSLALQASERFQRDEQVLTLFTYDLLDYKQVPDWLNSRFWANPENFGKYWW; encoded by the coding sequence ATGACTGCAGCTATTTCTTCGCGCACGCCGCAGCAGGCGCTGGCCGCTTTGCTCGATCGTTACGCGCCGCCGCGCCTGTTGCTGATCGGTGCCAGCGAGTTCCCCGCACTCGAGGCGTTCAAATCGGCACACCCGGACACCTGCGTCGCCCACGCCGCGCCCGGCCCGTTGCCCGCCGAGCTGGCGGCGCGTCGTTTCGACCTCGCGCTGGTGGTCGATTGCCTCGAACATTTGCCCAAGCGCGAAGGTCTGAACCTGCTGGGTGGCATTCGCAACCTCAACGCCAGCCGCCTCGCGGTGCTGGCGGACGTGCCGGCCAGCGGCTGGCAGGAAACCGATTTTTTCTCCCTGGCCCTGCAAGCCAGCGAACGTTTCCAGCGTGACGAACAGGTGCTGACCCTGTTCACCTACGATCTGCTTGACTACAAACAAGTCCCCGACTGGCTCAACTCACGCTTCTGGGCCAATCCGGAAAACTTCGGGAAATACTGGTGGTAA